The Desulforegulaceae bacterium genome segment TGACTGGCTTAAAAACTACAAATTTACCGGAGAAATTATTTCCATGGACGAAGGGGAAATATTTTTTGGAAACGAGCCTGTAATGGAAATCACAGCTCCCATAATGGAAGCCCAACTTCTTGAAACAATGGTTGTAAATGCAATAAATTTTGAATCAATGATCGCCACTAAAGCGGCAAGATGCATTTTCAGTTCAAAAAACATCCCTATTTCAGACTTTGCCTCAAGAAGAACCCAGGGAATTGATGCAGGGATTAAAACTGCCAGATCTTCATATCTTGCAGGATTTACGGGCACAAGTAATGTGCTTGCCTCAAAACTTTATTCAATTCCTGTTACCGGAACAATGGCCCATTCATTTGTAACTGCCTTTGAAAATGAAAAAGATTCCTTTTATGCATTTTCAAAAACATTTCCTGATCACAGCGTTTTACTTATAGACAGTTATGACACAATAAAAGGTGCAAAAACTGCTGTTAAAATAGCAAAAATCATGGAATCAGAAGGCAAAAAGCTGGTTGGGGTAAGGCTTGACAGCGGTGACATGGCAAAGCTGAGCAAAGAAGTAAGAAAAATTCTTGATAAAAACAATCTTTCCTATGTAAAAATTTTTGCCTCAGGAGGATTTGATGAATATAAAATCAAAAAAACAATTGAAAGCAAAGCTCAAATTGATGCCTTTGGAGTTGGAACTTCAATGGGAGTTTCAAGCGACTCTCCATACCATAACACAGTATTCAAACTTTGCAGGTTTGATGGAAGAAATGTAAAAAAGCTTAGTAAAAACAAACAAACCCTTGCAGGAACCAAACAAGTATACAGATTTTTTGATGAAAATTTATTTATGACAAAAGATATAATAGGAACAAGGAATGAAAACTTTGAAAATGCCTCAAAGATTTTAAAACTCAAATTAAAAAATGGAAAGCTTATTGAAAAATTAAAAGGAGTTGAGCATTCAAGAAATAATTTTAAGTTAAATTTTAAAAAGCTCCCCTGCCAATATAAAGAAATAGATTCTAAATCAAATTTTCCTGTAACCATAAGTGAAAACCTTAATCTTCTTCAATTATAAAGTTTTTTCACAAAAAAACTTTAATATTTTCATTTGACCAAACCTAGTTTTTCTCTTAAGTTCCTCTAAAATATTTATCTTAGTTAAGGAGAAAAATGGAACCGGAAATTAAAATTAGAGGATACCACACAGATTTTTACAACCATGTAAACAATGCCAGATACCTTGAATTTCTTGAAGAAGGAAGATGGCAGCTTTTTGAGGACTATCTTTCTGGAAGTGAATTTGCAACAGGGCAATATTTGTTTTATGTGGTAAACATAAACATTTCATATTTAGGCCAGGCAAAAATAGATGATATAGTAGTGGTCAAGTCAGGGATGCTCAGGTTTGGAAATAAAAGTGCGGCATTCAGGCAGCAGGTTGTAAATAAAAAGACAAATCAGGTTGTTGCAGATGCTGAAGTTACTTTTGTTATTGCTGGAACAGAAGGCAAGGCTCTTAAAATTGATGGAGAAATAAAAGAACTTCTTTCAAAAATCCCTCCATTTAAAAACTGATTTTTCATCAACACCAGAGTTTGATATTTTAATTAATTAAAGTATAATAGCTTACTTCTGAAAATATTGTTTATTTATAAAAATCCTGCCTTGGCAAAAGGCAGGATTTTACCCCCTGGTCAATAGAAGTTAAACCCAATTTTTTACGGAGCAAATATATCTTGAAAGATAAAATTATTGGCAGCAACGGTGAATTTATAAATAAAAAGCTTGAGAATAACTTCATGTCTGAAACCTGGCCAGAACAGATCAAACCTGTGATTTTGATAACTCTTTTAATTATTATTGGTTCTTTTTCTATTGATACTAAAAAAATTATTCTATTTAATTTTACAAATGATTTAACTATTCTTCTGGCCTTAAAATCCATGGTTTTTCTCACAGGAATTTTTCTAATCCTATTTAATCTGACTCAGTCACTTATAAAATCTTCTTCTCTTATCACATTTGTGTTCATTGTCAGCTCAGGCCTATATCTTACTGGAGAAACCATTATAAAATCAGAAACAATCACTATAACTTTTTCTATTCTTATACTTTTAATTTTCCTTTTTTATTTTTTTTATAATTTCAAAGTTTTTTATATAACCCTGGGATGTATTTTAACTTCAGTACTATTTGTATCTGGTAATTACTATTACAATAAAATGGAAATAACCTACCTTATTGTCATCTCAATTATTCTTTTGATTGCCAATCTTGGAGGTTTTTTTTCTTACCTCAAAATTTCTCAATTAAAAAGAAAAGCATATTTCCTTGAAATCAAAAAGAACAAGCTTAGAAACAATGTTTTAAAATATAAAATGGAACAAAAATCCAAAGAAAATGAGCTTTTAAATTACAATGAGGAAAAAAAAGAAACCAATAGCCAGTCAAATGGTTTTTTTGAAAAGCTTGAAGAAGAATTTTTAAGGAGCAAAAGATATTCAACAGAATTGTCTGTTCTTATAATAAAAATCAATAAGTTTGATATGATAATTAATAGACTTGGAGAAAAAACAGCAGATTTTATTTCAAAAGATTTTCAAAAGACCTGCAAACAAGAAATCAGGCCAGCAGGAGATTTTTTTGAACAAACATCAAAAAATGAATTCAGCTTTCTTCTTCCTTCAACAGATGAGTACGGGACAGTTTCCCTGTTAGAAAGATTAACTGATAAGACAAGCAAAAAAACATACAAAATTAAAGATAAAAAATTTAAAATAACCATAAATTCAGGAATAGCCTGTCTTGCCAATGAAAAAGATCCTCTTGCTCTTTTTGAACATGCAAAAACTGCTTTGTCTCAATCAAAATATAAATCAACAAAGGAAGCAGTCTTTTTTTAAAAAAGTTTAATTATTCAGTTTAAATTGGAACGAACGCTGCATTATTTATTCAATACTGTTTTTTTTATTATTTTTAGCTGAATAGTTACAAAATTATAAGTATTGGCTTCAGCTAAAAACCGGGATTTTGGTTTCATTACAGAACTGATGCTTATTTTTTCTTTTACCCTGGAGTATAAATTAAATCGAACAAAGCCTTTTATTGACCTTGTTCGATTTTTAAAAAAAAATTACTCAAATTCAACTCCTATTCTATATCTTGGATATCTTGAAGAAAAAGGCTGATAAAACTTTGCCCACACAACACTTCCTTTTTCATAACTTTCGGCATTTTTATCGCCGTTGGATAAATAAAGTGTAGTTCCTCTTACAAAGGGATAATCCGAAATAAAACTCATCCCATGATTTGAAACATCAAAAACTTTTGCTTTATATGCCTCACCGTCGGGTTTTCTCTTGTAAGAAAAAGACTCATGGAAATTCATCCTCCTTTTATCCCTTTCATCGTAAACAAAATAACCACCCTGCTCATTTCTAAAACACACTTTTTTTCTTTCATTTCTTTCATGATGCTCTAAATTCATAATGCCCTCCTTTTTTAAGTAAAAAGTAGTAACTTATGGTTTGCTCACATGAAAATTAAAAAAATGATTTATATATATAATACATTGTCTATCTACCTAAAATCAATATAAATTTTTATGTAAACTTAGTTTACATAAAAAAATAGAAATATTAAAACACCTTAAGATTTCAAATCAAATTGATACATTTAATCTCAGAATTTAAGCGATGTTATTATTCAATTATCATTTAAAACTTTGTAGTAATTGTTGTGTTTAATCTGGAGGTACTGCTACATTCTTTCTAAGTCTGATTCTAGCTTTAACTTTAATGCAGGAGATAAAAAAATATCTCCTGAAAGGTGTTTTCACAAAACTTATACTGTCCATACTTTCATCAGACTTTTTTTCAGTTTTTTAGCTGAGTAATCAGGCCTTATCTGAATCTAATTTTTTTAATAAACGGATAAATAATCAAAAAAGATAAAATCATTGTTGAAATCAACTTGATATAAAAACCTGGTTCTGAAATTATTTCAACTGAAGAAGGCAATATTTGAAACGACCAGTTAAAATAAATCCAATCAGTTACGATCCCGGCAATAACAGATGTCACTATTATTCCCAACAAATAAATAATGGCTGATCTTTTTCCTATTATTTTACTAACCATACTAAATGATGCTGCATTGGTAGCAGGCCCTGCAAGTAAAAAAATCATTGCTGCCCCGGGAGATACTCCGGTCATTAAAAAAGCTGCTGCAACAGGTGTTGAGGAAGACGCACACACATATAAAGGAACAGAAACTCCAAGCATGGCCCCCATTACCAAAAATCTGTTTTTATCTGAAACAGCTGCAACCATTTCAGGAGTAATAAATACTGCAATAATTGCTGCAAAAAAAACTCCAATTATAAACCATAATGAAATATCAGAAATCAGATCAATAAAAGCAAACTTCATTCCTTTTTTAAATTTTAAAGATAAGGAATCAGGGCCTTTTTTATTGTTTAAAGAAAAAATTTCATGGGGGTGGTTTAAAACAAAAGAATTTTTCTTTTCATGGTCCAAAGAACTACAACACCCACTGCTGCAAGTTGTCTGAGTTATCGTCTCTTCTGTTAGATCATCTTTGTTGTTACCTAAAAAATGAACAAGAAATCCTGTTACCAATGCTGAAAAAAACGCAGCAACAGGTCTAATTACAGCCATGACAGGGCCAAGGAGAGCATAGGTTATTGCAATTGAGTCAACTCCTGTTTCAGGGGTTGACACTAAAAAAGACACAACAGAGCCTTTCCCTCCTCCCTGTTTTCTTATTCCTGCAGCCGCCGGAACTACACCACAGCTGCAAAGAGGTATTGGAATTCCAAATGCAGAGGCTTTTAAAATACCCGATTTTTTGCCTGATCCAATATGTTTTTTTACCAAATCATCCGGAAGAAAAGCCTTTAAAAGTCCAGCAACAAAAAAACCAAGAAGCATATATGGCGAAGCTTCCATTAAAAAATAA includes the following:
- a CDS encoding SO_0444 family Cu/Zn efflux transporter; translated protein: MNLIVDIIKEFFYFLMEASPYMLLGFFVAGLLKAFLPDDLVKKHIGSGKKSGILKASAFGIPIPLCSCGVVPAAAGIRKQGGGKGSVVSFLVSTPETGVDSIAITYALLGPVMAVIRPVAAFFSALVTGFLVHFLGNNKDDLTEETITQTTCSSGCCSSLDHEKKNSFVLNHPHEIFSLNNKKGPDSLSLKFKKGMKFAFIDLISDISLWFIIGVFFAAIIAVFITPEMVAAVSDKNRFLVMGAMLGVSVPLYVCASSSTPVAAAFLMTGVSPGAAMIFLLAGPATNAASFSMVSKIIGKRSAIIYLLGIIVTSVIAGIVTDWIYFNWSFQILPSSVEIISEPGFYIKLISTMILSFLIIYPFIKKIRFR
- a CDS encoding nicotinate phosphoribosyltransferase — encoded protein: MILKNSISPLFTDFYELTMMAGYFKNKMNKEAVFSVSLRLDEKRNFFVFSGLETVLNWILNLKFSEEEIDFLKSMEMFEDDFLDWLKNYKFTGEIISMDEGEIFFGNEPVMEITAPIMEAQLLETMVVNAINFESMIATKAARCIFSSKNIPISDFASRRTQGIDAGIKTARSSYLAGFTGTSNVLASKLYSIPVTGTMAHSFVTAFENEKDSFYAFSKTFPDHSVLLIDSYDTIKGAKTAVKIAKIMESEGKKLVGVRLDSGDMAKLSKEVRKILDKNNLSYVKIFASGGFDEYKIKKTIESKAQIDAFGVGTSMGVSSDSPYHNTVFKLCRFDGRNVKKLSKNKQTLAGTKQVYRFFDENLFMTKDIIGTRNENFENASKILKLKLKNGKLIEKLKGVEHSRNNFKLNFKKLPCQYKEIDSKSNFPVTISENLNLLQL
- a CDS encoding PilZ domain-containing protein, with product MNLEHHERNERKKVCFRNEQGGYFVYDERDKRRMNFHESFSYKRKPDGEAYKAKVFDVSNHGMSFISDYPFVRGTTLYLSNGDKNAESYEKGSVVWAKFYQPFSSRYPRYRIGVEFE
- a CDS encoding diguanylate cyclase; translation: MKDKIIGSNGEFINKKLENNFMSETWPEQIKPVILITLLIIIGSFSIDTKKIILFNFTNDLTILLALKSMVFLTGIFLILFNLTQSLIKSSSLITFVFIVSSGLYLTGETIIKSETITITFSILILLIFLFYFFYNFKVFYITLGCILTSVLFVSGNYYYNKMEITYLIVISIILLIANLGGFFSYLKISQLKRKAYFLEIKKNKLRNNVLKYKMEQKSKENELLNYNEEKKETNSQSNGFFEKLEEEFLRSKRYSTELSVLIIKINKFDMIINRLGEKTADFISKDFQKTCKQEIRPAGDFFEQTSKNEFSFLLPSTDEYGTVSLLERLTDKTSKKTYKIKDKKFKITINSGIACLANEKDPLALFEHAKTALSQSKYKSTKEAVFF
- a CDS encoding thioesterase family protein, with translation MEPEIKIRGYHTDFYNHVNNARYLEFLEEGRWQLFEDYLSGSEFATGQYLFYVVNINISYLGQAKIDDIVVVKSGMLRFGNKSAAFRQQVVNKKTNQVVADAEVTFVIAGTEGKALKIDGEIKELLSKIPPFKN